A stretch of Prionailurus bengalensis isolate Pbe53 chromosome E4, Fcat_Pben_1.1_paternal_pri, whole genome shotgun sequence DNA encodes these proteins:
- the SRP9 gene encoding signal recognition particle 9 kDa protein, whose protein sequence is MPQYQTWEEFSRAAEKLYLADPMKARVVLKYRHSDGSLCIKVTDDLVCLVYRTDQAQDVKKIEKFHSQLMRLMVAKESRSVAMETD, encoded by the exons ATGCCGCAGTACCAGACCTGGGAGGAGTTCAGCCGCGCGGCCGAGAAACTCTATCTCGCCGACCCTATGAAA gcaCGTGTGGTTCTCAAATATAGGCATTCTGATGGGAGTTTGTGTATTAAAGTAACAGATGATTTAGTT TGTTTGGTGTATAGAACAGACCAAGCCCAAGATGTCAAGAAGATTGAGAAATTCCACAGTCAACTAATGCGACTCATGGTAGCCAAGGAATCCCGCAGCGTTGCCATGGAAACGGACTGA